One stretch of Leptolyngbya sp. CCY15150 DNA includes these proteins:
- the kaiC gene encoding circadian clock protein KaiC, producing the protein MIQTYSAIAPQYVQLAKCPTGIQGLDEITDGGLPQGRPTLVCGSAGCGKTLLAMEFLVRGATQYGEPGVFIAFEETAEELAQNVASLGWDINQLIADNQIAIDCFYIDPSEIQETGDYDLEGIFIRLGLAIDRIGAKRVVLDTIEVLFAGLSNVTIVRAELRRLFHWLKAKGVTAIITGERGESSLTRQGLEEYVSDCVIRLDQRTHEELSTRRLQIIKYRGSHHGSNEYPFLIDQDGLSVLPITSVGLNHAVSSDRIPTGIAQLDTMLGGKGYYRGSSVLMTGMAGTGKSTLAAHFAAATCQRGDRCLYIAFEEAPQQILRNMRSVGLDLDPYIQQDLLHIQALRPTNHSLEQHLVQIHRWLSTWQPTTVVIDPISNLTSTGSLLQTKSFFMRLIDHLKARQITVVMTNLIAADMPLEHTEIGISSLMDTWLEVRSVEHNGERNRLLQVLKSRGMGHSNQVREFRLTSQGIELVSVYLGQGQVLVGTARAIQEVADDKARVERQQQVAARRRQLEQQRQATQAQLAMLQLQIEAETAEVDHLLEEERLYEAGAQRDQATIAQLRQAD; encoded by the coding sequence ATGATTCAAACCTATAGCGCGATCGCACCGCAATATGTGCAGCTAGCCAAATGCCCAACCGGCATTCAGGGGCTCGACGAGATTACCGATGGGGGGTTGCCTCAGGGCCGCCCTACCTTGGTGTGTGGCTCGGCGGGCTGTGGCAAAACGCTGCTGGCCATGGAGTTTTTGGTGCGGGGCGCAACCCAGTACGGTGAGCCGGGGGTATTTATCGCCTTTGAGGAAACGGCTGAGGAGCTGGCTCAAAATGTGGCCTCTCTGGGGTGGGATATCAATCAACTGATAGCTGATAACCAGATCGCCATTGACTGTTTTTACATTGACCCCAGCGAAATTCAAGAAACCGGCGACTACGATCTAGAGGGCATTTTTATTCGCCTCGGCCTAGCGATCGATCGCATTGGAGCTAAGCGGGTTGTGCTCGACACCATTGAGGTGCTGTTTGCGGGGCTGTCCAATGTAACTATTGTGCGGGCCGAGCTGCGTCGTCTGTTTCACTGGCTCAAGGCCAAAGGGGTGACGGCCATTATCACGGGCGAGCGGGGCGAGAGCAGCCTCACCCGTCAGGGGCTCGAAGAATATGTCTCTGACTGCGTGATTCGCCTCGACCAGCGCACCCACGAAGAACTCTCGACCCGACGGCTGCAAATTATCAAATATCGCGGCTCGCACCACGGCAGCAACGAATATCCATTTCTGATTGATCAAGATGGTCTGTCTGTGCTGCCGATTACCTCGGTGGGGCTCAACCATGCGGTGTCTAGCGATCGCATTCCCACCGGCATTGCCCAGCTCGACACCATGCTGGGTGGCAAGGGCTACTATCGCGGCAGCAGCGTCTTAATGACCGGCATGGCGGGCACCGGCAAGAGCACCCTTGCCGCACATTTTGCCGCCGCCACCTGTCAGCGGGGCGATCGCTGTCTCTATATCGCCTTTGAAGAAGCACCCCAGCAAATTTTGCGCAATATGCGATCGGTGGGGTTAGATCTAGACCCCTATATCCAGCAGGATTTGCTGCACATTCAAGCCCTGCGACCCACCAACCATAGCCTAGAGCAGCACCTAGTGCAGATTCATCGCTGGCTCAGCACCTGGCAACCTACCACCGTGGTGATTGACCCCATTAGCAATCTGACGTCGACCGGCAGCCTGCTGCAAACCAAATCGTTCTTTATGCGGCTGATTGATCACCTCAAGGCGCGGCAAATTACTGTAGTCATGACCAATTTGATCGCTGCCGATATGCCGCTAGAGCATACCGAGATTGGCATCTCATCGCTGATGGATACCTGGCTGGAGGTGCGCTCGGTTGAGCACAATGGGGAACGCAATCGGCTGCTGCAGGTGCTTAAATCTCGCGGTATGGGCCACTCTAACCAGGTGCGTGAGTTTCGCCTTACCAGCCAGGGTATTGAGCTGGTGAGCGTCTATTTGGGACAGGGGCAGGTTTTGGTGGGCACGGCGCGGGCTATCCAAGAGGTCGCCGACGACAAAGCGCGGGTCGAGCGGCAGCAGCAGGTGGCCGCGCGGCGGCGACAGCTCGAACAACAGCGCCAAGCCACTCAGGCTCAGCTGGCTATGCTCCAGCTCCAGATAGAGGCGGAAACCGCTGAGGTTGACCACCTTTTAGAAGAAGAGCGCCTCTACGAAGCCGGGGCGCAGCGCGACCAAGCGACCATCGCCCAGCTGCGTCAGGCTGACTAG
- a CDS encoding circadian clock KaiB family protein, with product MTQANQPNQAEPELWQLRLYVAGQTPKSVTAFANLKRLCEEYMPNQYRIEIVDLLQHPELAQQDKILAIPTLVRRLPPPIRQIIGDLSNQEKVIVGLDIRSGGNKAAMDSSNP from the coding sequence ATGACGCAAGCGAACCAACCGAACCAGGCGGAACCCGAACTCTGGCAACTGCGCCTGTATGTCGCTGGGCAAACCCCCAAATCGGTGACGGCCTTTGCCAATTTAAAGCGGCTGTGTGAGGAATATATGCCAAATCAGTACCGCATTGAAATTGTTGATCTCTTGCAGCACCCAGAGCTGGCTCAGCAAGACAAAATTTTGGCGATTCCTACCCTAGTGCGGCGACTGCCTCCCCCAATTCGGCAAATTATTGGCGATTTATCTAACCAAGAGAAAGTCATTGTGGGGCTTGACATTCGGTCAGGAGGAAACAAAGCAGCTATGGATAGTAGCAACCCTTAA
- a CDS encoding circadian clock KaiB family protein: MNKLLPDQAVLPEESAALTASFEQAIAHDEQQHYLLRLFVAGATPRSIQALERLKSLCETHLQGRYELEVIDIYQAPSALGADNIVAIPTLVKQLPLPLRHIVGDLSDTEKVLKGLDLIPKE; encoded by the coding sequence ATGAACAAGCTGCTCCCAGACCAGGCTGTGTTGCCCGAAGAAAGCGCCGCCCTAACGGCTAGTTTTGAGCAGGCGATCGCCCATGATGAACAGCAACACTACCTCCTGCGGTTGTTTGTGGCTGGTGCTACCCCGCGATCGATTCAGGCCCTAGAACGGCTCAAATCTCTTTGTGAAACCCATTTGCAAGGGCGCTATGAGCTAGAGGTCATTGATATCTACCAGGCACCGTCGGCACTCGGAGCCGATAATATCGTGGCGATTCCCACGCTGGTCAAACAGTTGCCATTGCCCCTGCGACACATTGTGGGCGACCTGTCTGACACCGAAAAAGTCTTGAAGGGCTTAGACCTGATCCCGAAGGAGTGA
- a CDS encoding PAS domain S-box protein: MGNERDSDKTKAELLAEIQSLRDRLTASEDTLRAIQSGEVDALVVSTPDGPRIFTLQTADQSYRLLVEEMQQGAAILSAEGLILYGNQSLADLLERPLEQLIGAHFQQFLSLQDSLLFQSRTGAAAQKENDTLELFLISSSAVEIPVYITISSLNMNETLMTCLVITDLTQQKRHEETLAAERLSRFILEQAGEAILVCDADGIIIRASQVACELWGQKLLGQPFDRLGLVPAAAPSMSPEDQDTTPVEPGAGAQAPFALATILGGDRIQGLEVELQAPQGQHLSFILSAHPLADVDNQRLGAVVLLTDISARQRFEASLKSQQEQLQEQLVEIETIYQSAPIGLNVLDRELRFVRVNQKLAEMNGLSIEAHLGRTIRELLPNLADQAEAMLRPILETGEPLLNIEISGDTPAQPGVQRTWVESFWPLKDGDRIIGISTVCEEVTERKRLEVERQRALVDLRQAKAELEQRVDERTTELRRLNDDLQQSESTLRSFFDSAPMPMGIVELHHSDILHLSDNGAAAEFFGTTSQAMRHRLSSDLGVPAATIERWITYYREAERTQAPVRFEYHQSELEGGRWLSGSVCPIAVSSSGRSQFSYIVEDITDRKQAEEILSRREEQLRLTIDFTHIGTWDWDLRQDTVIWNDNHFKLLGLDPPTTADPYQSWRSAIHPDDLARVEQALQDALHQHTDYETEYRVFHPDGTLRWLVGRGRGLYDADQQPIRMLGVIIDISDRKKAEQIQEFQAVITRNMAEGVCVVRADNGIIAYANRKFEQMFGYEPGELDGQHVSVVNYATDTVSAEAVNQVIRRAVLDNQEVTYEVYNVKKDGTPFWCSATTTIFAHAEYGTVMVAVQQDISDRKESEAKLQASLKEKELLLKEIYHRVKNNLQVIYSLLNLQSRNVSDPAALSVLRDSQSRIRAMALVHEKLYKSPDLARIDLADYIQSLAYSLLETYRASGHHITLRLEIEPYSLDIETALPCGLMLTELMSNSLKYAFPGGRSGEIAILLSVSPEHQISLRVQDNGVGLPDDFDLQHMSSLGLSLVQNLSKQIKGSVVVSPQPVGSAFHITFPV; the protein is encoded by the coding sequence ATGGGCAATGAACGAGATAGTGATAAAACCAAAGCCGAGCTGTTAGCCGAAATTCAGTCCCTACGCGATCGCCTGACCGCCAGCGAAGATACTCTGCGCGCGATCCAGAGTGGCGAAGTCGATGCGCTAGTGGTTTCAACCCCAGACGGGCCCCGCATTTTTACCCTGCAAACCGCTGACCAATCCTATCGGCTGTTGGTCGAAGAAATGCAGCAGGGCGCAGCTATTTTATCGGCTGAAGGGTTGATCTTATACGGCAATCAAAGCCTGGCCGATTTGTTAGAGCGGCCCCTAGAGCAACTGATCGGCGCTCATTTTCAGCAGTTTCTATCGCTGCAAGACAGCCTGCTGTTTCAATCGCGAACCGGAGCAGCGGCCCAGAAGGAAAACGATACCCTGGAGCTATTTCTGATTTCCTCCAGTGCCGTTGAAATTCCGGTCTATATTACGATCAGCTCACTCAACATGAATGAAACGTTGATGACCTGTCTGGTCATTACCGACCTCACCCAACAAAAACGTCACGAAGAGACCTTGGCGGCGGAGCGGCTATCTCGGTTCATCCTAGAGCAGGCGGGTGAGGCTATCCTAGTCTGCGATGCGGATGGCATCATTATTCGGGCGAGTCAGGTGGCCTGTGAACTCTGGGGGCAAAAACTGCTCGGGCAACCCTTTGATCGATTGGGCCTTGTGCCTGCTGCGGCTCCATCGATGTCCCCAGAGGACCAAGACACTACCCCGGTTGAACCTGGCGCGGGGGCTCAGGCTCCCTTTGCGCTTGCCACTATCCTGGGGGGCGATCGCATTCAAGGGCTTGAGGTCGAGCTACAAGCTCCGCAGGGGCAGCACTTAAGTTTCATTCTCAGCGCTCACCCCCTGGCGGATGTAGACAACCAACGGCTCGGGGCGGTGGTGCTGTTGACTGATATTAGCGCTCGTCAACGCTTTGAGGCCAGTCTAAAGTCGCAACAGGAGCAGTTGCAGGAGCAGTTGGTCGAGATTGAAACCATCTATCAGTCGGCCCCCATTGGCCTCAACGTGCTAGATCGGGAGCTGCGCTTTGTGCGAGTTAACCAAAAGTTGGCGGAAATGAATGGGCTATCGATAGAGGCGCATCTGGGCCGCACTATTCGAGAGCTGTTGCCCAACTTGGCTGACCAGGCCGAAGCGATGCTGCGCCCGATTTTAGAAACGGGTGAACCGCTGCTGAACATAGAAATCAGCGGCGATACCCCGGCTCAGCCCGGGGTGCAGCGTACCTGGGTCGAGAGTTTCTGGCCCCTCAAAGATGGCGATCGCATCATTGGCATCAGCACTGTCTGCGAAGAGGTGACCGAGCGCAAACGCCTTGAAGTTGAGCGTCAACGGGCTCTAGTAGACCTACGTCAGGCTAAGGCCGAGCTTGAGCAGCGGGTGGACGAGCGCACCACCGAGCTGCGCCGGCTCAATGATGATTTGCAGCAGAGTGAATCAACCCTGCGCAGCTTTTTTGACAGTGCCCCTATGCCCATGGGCATTGTCGAGCTGCACCACAGCGATATTTTGCACCTGTCTGACAATGGGGCCGCTGCCGAGTTTTTTGGCACCACTTCCCAGGCCATGCGACATCGGTTGTCTAGCGACTTGGGGGTGCCTGCAGCCACCATCGAGCGCTGGATCACTTACTACCGCGAGGCCGAGCGCACCCAGGCCCCGGTGCGGTTTGAGTACCATCAGAGCGAGCTTGAGGGGGGGCGTTGGCTGTCGGGGAGCGTCTGCCCGATTGCGGTAAGCTCCAGCGGGCGATCGCAGTTTTCGTACATTGTCGAAGACATTACCGATCGCAAGCAGGCTGAGGAGATCCTGTCCCGCCGCGAAGAACAACTGCGGCTCACCATTGACTTTACCCACATTGGCACCTGGGACTGGGATCTTCGTCAGGATACCGTGATCTGGAATGACAACCACTTTAAGCTGCTGGGCCTCGACCCTCCCACCACTGCCGATCCCTACCAAAGCTGGCGCAGCGCCATTCACCCCGATGATTTAGCTCGTGTGGAGCAGGCTCTGCAAGATGCTCTACACCAGCACACCGATTACGAAACCGAGTACCGGGTGTTTCACCCCGACGGTACCCTGCGGTGGCTGGTGGGCCGAGGGCGCGGCCTGTATGACGCAGACCAACAGCCGATTCGCATGTTAGGGGTGATTATTGACATTAGCGATCGCAAAAAGGCCGAGCAAATTCAAGAATTTCAGGCGGTCATTACCCGCAACATGGCCGAGGGTGTTTGCGTGGTCAGGGCCGACAATGGCATCATTGCCTATGCCAACCGCAAGTTTGAGCAAATGTTTGGCTACGAACCCGGTGAGCTAGATGGGCAACATGTGTCGGTTGTCAATTATGCCACCGACACCGTCAGTGCTGAAGCCGTCAACCAAGTCATTCGTCGGGCAGTTTTAGACAACCAAGAGGTCACCTACGAGGTGTACAACGTCAAAAAAGACGGCACGCCATTTTGGTGTAGTGCCACCACCACAATCTTTGCTCACGCGGAATATGGCACAGTCATGGTGGCCGTGCAGCAAGACATTAGCGATCGCAAAGAGTCTGAGGCCAAGCTTCAGGCTTCGCTCAAAGAAAAAGAGCTGCTGCTCAAAGAGATCTATCACCGCGTCAAAAATAATCTCCAAGTGATCTACAGCCTGCTCAACCTCCAGTCTCGCAACGTGTCTGACCCGGCGGCTCTATCGGTACTGCGCGATAGCCAAAGCCGGATCAGGGCCATGGCCCTAGTGCACGAAAAGCTCTACAAATCCCCAGACTTAGCCCGCATCGATCTGGCCGACTACATCCAAAGTCTGGCCTATAGCCTGCTCGAAACCTATCGCGCTAGCGGCCACCACATCACCCTGCGGCTAGAGATTGAACCCTATAGTTTAGACATTGAAACTGCCCTGCCCTGCGGCCTCATGCTCACCGAGCTGATGTCCAATTCGCTTAAATACGCCTTTCCTGGCGGGAGATCTGGCGAAATTGCCATCCTCTTATCGGTGAGCCCCGAGCACCAAATTTCTCTGCGGGTACAAGACAACGGGGTGGGCCTACCCGACGACTTTGATTTGCAGCATATGTCGTCTTTGGGGCTGAGTCTGGTGCAAAATCTATCTAAACAGATTAAAGGGAGTGTCGTCGTTTCGCCCCAACCCGTCGGCTCTGCCTTTCACATCACCTTTCCTGTGTAG
- a CDS encoding GGDEF domain-containing response regulator, producing the protein MEKKTILVVEDEVVIAMDLQATLIELGYGVPEIVTSGEAAIQTALALRPDLILMDIHLNESLDGIDAATEITKTLDIPIIYLTAYADEETLKRASLTTPFGYILKPFEARELSANIEIAIYKHQLDQTIKENRRWLLAVLNSISEGIAASDTNGLIKFINPVAEALTGWSQAEAVGRSPAEVFHFIDEVTRKLIDNPLLKSLEEDRVVSRQELVLLRARMGTETPVVDSSAPIYNDRGRAEGAVMVVRDSTEQRRMEAHLAHIALHDDLTQLPNRTLFLDRLQQAIDRHQRSPAVSFVVMLLDLDRFKTINDTLGHLLGDQLLIDVAQRLQTCLRAMDTVARIGGDEFAILLDDVTDVTMSCRTAERILDELKKPFTMSDRELVVTASIGIVMSSIPYEEPADLLRNADIAMYRVKARGRGDYELFDTVMHIQAREMMEREHDLRYAITHNELQVHYQPIVSLATHEVTSLEALVRWQKPSGTMVHPDQFIHLAEEIGIITTIDQWVLRQACLQMQTWQQRGLGNWVWAEGRLVQVNRPIPPLTMSINVNLSSKHFAQKNLVDTVAGILQDTGLSGHYLKLEITESVLIENAKEATAIIKRLKQLNVQICLDDFGTGYSSFSYLHQFPIDIVKIDRSFVQDIDTNPEQLEIVRAMIGLCHTLGMAVTAEGIETSQQLDILQEMGCEYGQGYLFSRAVDGASLT; encoded by the coding sequence ATGGAAAAAAAGACCATTCTGGTCGTAGAAGATGAAGTTGTAATTGCCATGGATCTCCAGGCGACCCTGATTGAGCTAGGCTACGGTGTGCCTGAGATTGTCACTTCGGGCGAGGCGGCTATTCAAACCGCCCTGGCGCTGCGCCCCGATCTGATCTTGATGGATATTCACCTGAATGAGTCTCTAGACGGCATTGATGCCGCTACTGAAATCACTAAAACCCTGGATATTCCAATTATTTATTTGACCGCCTACGCCGATGAAGAAACCCTTAAACGGGCCAGCCTGACTACCCCCTTTGGCTACATTCTCAAACCCTTTGAGGCCCGAGAGCTGAGCGCCAATATTGAAATTGCCATCTATAAACACCAGCTCGATCAAACCATTAAAGAAAATCGCCGCTGGCTGCTTGCCGTGCTCAACAGCATCAGCGAAGGCATCGCCGCCAGCGACACCAATGGCCTGATTAAGTTTATCAACCCGGTGGCCGAGGCTCTCACCGGCTGGTCGCAAGCCGAGGCCGTGGGGCGATCGCCCGCCGAGGTGTTTCATTTTATTGACGAGGTCACCCGCAAGCTGATCGACAACCCGCTGCTAAAATCCCTAGAAGAAGATAGGGTCGTATCTCGACAAGAGCTCGTGCTGCTGCGCGCTAGAATGGGAACCGAAACCCCCGTCGTAGACAGTAGTGCCCCCATCTACAACGACCGAGGCCGGGCCGAGGGTGCAGTTATGGTGGTGCGCGACAGCACCGAACAGCGCCGCATGGAAGCGCATCTCGCGCACATCGCTCTACACGATGACCTCACCCAGTTGCCCAACCGCACCCTGTTTTTAGACCGTCTGCAGCAGGCGATCGATCGACACCAGCGATCGCCTGCTGTTAGCTTCGTGGTCATGCTGCTCGATCTCGATCGCTTCAAAACCATCAACGACACCCTTGGGCACCTGCTCGGCGATCAGCTCCTGATCGACGTGGCCCAACGATTGCAGACCTGTCTGCGCGCTATGGATACCGTGGCCCGCATTGGTGGCGACGAATTTGCCATCCTGCTAGACGATGTGACCGATGTGACTATGTCCTGCCGCACCGCTGAGCGCATCTTAGACGAACTAAAAAAGCCCTTCACCATGAGCGATCGCGAGCTCGTAGTCACAGCCAGCATTGGCATTGTGATGAGTTCAATCCCCTACGAAGAGCCCGCCGATCTACTGCGTAATGCCGATATCGCCATGTACCGGGTCAAGGCGCGGGGGCGGGGCGACTACGAATTGTTCGATACGGTCATGCACATTCAGGCCCGAGAGATGATGGAGCGCGAGCATGACCTGCGCTATGCCATTACCCACAACGAACTCCAGGTGCATTACCAGCCCATTGTCTCGCTGGCCACCCACGAGGTCACTAGCCTCGAAGCCCTAGTGCGCTGGCAAAAGCCCAGCGGAACGATGGTACATCCTGACCAGTTCATTCACCTGGCTGAAGAGATAGGGATCATCACCACCATCGACCAATGGGTGTTGCGCCAAGCCTGCCTACAGATGCAAACCTGGCAACAGCGAGGGCTTGGGAACTGGGTTTGGGCCGAGGGTCGCCTGGTGCAAGTCAACCGCCCCATTCCACCCCTGACGATGTCCATCAACGTCAACCTGTCGAGCAAACACTTTGCCCAAAAAAATTTGGTAGATACCGTTGCCGGTATCTTGCAAGACACGGGGCTGAGCGGCCACTATTTAAAGCTAGAAATTACCGAAAGCGTGTTGATTGAAAACGCCAAAGAGGCAACCGCCATAATCAAGCGGCTTAAGCAGCTCAATGTCCAAATCTGCCTAGATGATTTTGGCACCGGCTATTCGTCGTTTAGCTATCTCCACCAGTTCCCGATCGATATCGTCAAAATCGATCGTTCCTTTGTGCAAGACATTGATACTAACCCCGAACAGCTAGAAATTGTACGCGCCATGATCGGTCTTTGCCATACCCTGGGCATGGCTGTTACCGCCGAGGGCATCGAAACCTCCCAACAGCTCGATATTCTGCAGGAGATGGGCTGTGAATATGGGCAGGGGTACCTCTTCTCAAGGGCAGTCGATGGCGCTAGCCTGACTTAA